In Amphiprion ocellaris isolate individual 3 ecotype Okinawa chromosome 3, ASM2253959v1, whole genome shotgun sequence, one genomic interval encodes:
- the LOC118470832 gene encoding small integral membrane protein 29-like codes for MNKEMEHLNHTTHHISPPNNKPEFPGYYALIPFVLLTLTGCIVAAVCYIRRRVRLDELRHQLIPMYTYDPAEEQDDWGNAGRDNEEELTEPLYKDAQLSFTTDYGT; via the exons ATGAACAAGGAGATGGAGCATTTGAACCACACAACTCACCACATTTCACCCCCAAACAACAAACCTGAATTTCCTGGCTACTATGCACTCATCCCCTTCGTTCTGCTCACACTGACTGGATGCATAGTGGCAGCG gtttgttatatCAGAAGGAGAGTGAG aCTCGATGAGCTGCGCCACCAGCTGATTCCTATGTACACCTACGACCCTGCAGAGGAACAGGACGACTGGGGAAACGCTGGCAGGGACAATGAGGAGGAGCTAACT GAACCTTTGTACAAAGATGCACAGCTCTCCTTTACCACTGACTACGGAACATGA
- the bncr gene encoding protein Bouncer, which yields MLQLLLVAVLSLHSLLPSLLCDNLNCYYSPIREKRTFKPTVTECPPNELCFKAVGRYGNHSTLSARGCMVEKYCRKKHSKRFKGTVYTMSYSCCDWPYCNSCLGIAANLLHVAVAPVAAAVMVALDLRRLMV from the coding sequence ATGTTGCAGCTTCTGCTCGTTGCTGTGTTATCGTTACACTCTCTCCTCCCCTCGCTGCTCTGTGACAACTTGAATTGCTACTACAGCCCCATCCGGGAGAAGAGGACGTTTAAGCCTACTGTGACAGAGTGTCCTCCTAATGAGCTGTGCTTCAAGGCAGTAGGTCGCTACGGCAACCACAGCACCCTGTCGGCTCGGGGCTGCATGGTGGAAAAGTACTGCAGGAAGAAGCACAGCAAGCGCTTCAAAGGGACAGTCTACACCATGAGCTACAGCTGCTGCGACTGGCCGTACTGTAACTCATGCCTGGGCATCGCAGCCAACCTGCTCCACGTCGCCGTGGCGCCTGTGGCTGCAGCAGTGATGGTGGCCCTTGACTTGAGGCGGCTGATGGTTTAG